Part of the Pseudomonadota bacterium genome is shown below.
CGCTCGCGTGCTGCCGGTTACCTGCTTTCGTCATCCTACGGGCCCTAAGCGCCGCTCAGATCAAACTGCTCCAGGTGATAATCGCGCTTGGCGTTAAGCACGATCTGACGACTAAAGCGGTTCGATGCCTGCTCGATGGAGCCGCGTTCCTCGCGTTGGAGCATGTCGCATACTGCGGGGTGCGCTTGGATCGTGATCTTGTAGCCAGGAAGGGCGTCTTTCTCGCGTCGCAGCTGGCGAAGTATTTCGTGGCACACCGAGGTTTTGGACTTCAATTGTCCGGTGCCGTCGCAATAGAAGCAGGGTTCGTAGAGCGTCCTGCTCAAGGATTCTCGTGTTCGCTTGCGCGTCATTTCGACCAGGCCGAGCTCGCTGAAGCGCACCGTGGTCGTGGTGGCGCGATCGCGTCTTAGTGCATCGAGGAGCGACTTGTAGACCCTATCTCGATTGGGCATGTGCTCCATGTCGATGAAGTCGAGCACGATGAGTCCGCCGATATTCCGGAAGCGAAGCTGATAGGCTATCTCCCTGACCGCCTCGAGATTGGTCTGTAGGATCGTGTCCTCGACATCGTGTCCGCGGCCTGTGAAACGACCGGTGTTGACATCGATGGCCGTGAGTGCCTCCGCCTGGTCGATGATCAGATAGCCGCCTGACGCGAGCGGCACCTTGTGAGCGAGGGCGCGCGAGATCTCATCTTCGATGCCGTACTCGTCGAAGACAGGGTCCCTCCCCTCATGGATTTCCAGGTCACCTGCACGCTCGGGCATGAAGGCCTCCAAGAAGCGTCGTAGCCGTTCACCCTCCTTGGGATCGTCGATGATCACGCGTTGGACCTTGTTGTCGAAAAGGTCGCGCACCGCGCGCAGCATGATGTCCAGATCGCTAAGGAGCAGAGACGGAGGCGCCGGGTTGTTGTCCAGTTTCGCCTTCACTTCCCCCCAGCGCTTGACCATGTATCCCACGTCGGCTTTGAGCCGCTTTTTCGTGAGTCCGGAGGCGACCGTGCGAACGATGAGTCCCCCGTGTGGTGGTTTGCAGCCATCCAGGGCGGCGCGCAGGCGTCGCCTTTCTCGTTCGTTTCCAATGCGTTTCGAGACGCCCAGGTGATCCACCGTGGGCAGATAGACCGCGTACCGGCCCGGTAGTGCGACGTGACTGGTCACTCGTGCACCTTTGGTCCCGATGGGCCCTTTGGAAACCTGCACCACCAAGGATTGTCCCTCCTTGAGGACATCCCGAATCGGCGTGTCCCGGGTAACGGGTCGCGCCTTGCCCGAGCTCGATCCCCCTCGCTCCCCCGAGTTCTCCGCGTTCTCCGAGTTCGCCGTGAGCACGCTATCCATATCCTGTTGCGGGATAACGTCTTCGACGTGCAGGAAAGCGGCGCGGTCCAGGCCAATGTCGATAAACGCTGCCTGCATTCCTGGTAGGACCCGTGTGACCTTGCCCAGGTAGACATTGCCGACGACGCTTTGATCCTGGAGTCTCTCGATGAAGAGTTCCGCGAGCACACCGTCCTGGACCAGCGCTACCCGCGTTTCACCGATGCCGACGTTGATAACCAGAGTGTCTCTTGCCATGTGCAGTGACGATTGACTTGAAATCGGGCCTGGCACGCAAGGCTTTCGCCGTTCCCGCCTTCGACCCGGGGTCAAAAGCGGCCGGCAAGATTTCACTCGCGTACGCTCGCGCGCGACCGTGGCGTATCCGGTTTCGGGCGCTGTGCGCCAGCCGCGCCGAGGGTCTTCGCCACCGTGTCGCGCGTGGCAGCCGCATCGATGCGGCTAGTTCGCCTCGAAGATCCTTTCGATCTCCTGACGCACCCGTTCCTCGCTGCGACGACGCGTAACGGCGATTTCCTTCACGATTAGGGTACGGGCGGTTTCGAGCATCCGGCGCTCGCCGAAGGAAAGCGACTTTTCGGCTTTCAGCCGATACAAATCGCGCATCACTTCGGCAACATCGAACACGGATCCCGTCTTGATCTTGTCCATGAACCCGCGGTAGCGACGGTTCCAGGTTTGGTTGTCAAATGCGATCGTCCGTTCTTTCAGTATCGCGAATATTTCCCTGATCTCGGATTCGTTAATGGGAGGTCGCAAGCCTACGCTTCCGGCGTTGTTGACGGGCACCATGATCTTGCGGTCGGTATCGAGAATGCGCAGTACATAAAAGCGCTGCCGGACACCCGCGATATCCTTCTCCTCGATGGACACCACTTCGGCTACACCCTGCGCCGGGTACACCGCCTTGTCGCCCACCTTGAACGTCCGCTGTGCACGAGTCTGCATTGTGGACTCCCTTCTGTTGGGTCCTCTTCAAACGGCAGGACAGCGTCCAGGAACGGCACTGAGCGCGCAGCGTCCGCGCCCGCCTGATAGAGCCTAGACGCAAAGTCGGCGTGGAGCCTACCTGCTGACTCGGTGTATGTCAATTACAATTTTTCGCAAGGATTTCAATGGATAAACCAATTCGCACCCATCGAGATCGACGCGGCCCGATCCCGCCGACGCCATGTCACGTGTCAGCGCCTTGGAACCCGACTTCCTGGGGTCTGAACGGCTACGAATCGAGCTTGGTGAGCAACGTGAGATCCGGCAGCTCGTCGAGGTTGGGCATGAGCACGATCTCGATGCGTCGATTCTGTGCTCGCCCTTCGGGGCCTTCGTTGCTCGCCACCGGCCGCGTGTCGGCATATCCCGCTGCGGAAAGATGAAGGGATTCGAGCCCCTGGGCCTCCACGAAACGAGTCACGGTCACGGCGCGCGCAGCGGACAGCTCCCAGTTCGACGCGAACCGGCGTCCGCGAATTGGGACGTCGTCCGTATGTCCGGCGATTTGGTAGTCGCGGTCGGGGATCGTCTTGAGCACCTCGGCCACCTGAGCGAGTGCCGCCTTGCCGCCCTTCTTGAGCCTGGCGCTGCCTGAATCGAACAGAATGCTCTCTGCCAACTCGACCACCATGCGTCCGCGGTCTATCCGTACGCGAAGCTTGCCCGAGGCGATCATGGAGTGGAACTGGTCCAGCATCTTGCGAAAGGTCTTGAGCCGTTCCTGGGCTCGTTGCATGCGCGCCTTGTGCTCCTCCAGGGCTCTCTTGAGGTCGCTGCGTTCCGACTGCAGCTGCTCGACGTTCGTCCCCAGCTCTTGTAGCTGCGCCACCATGCGTCGATTCT
Proteins encoded:
- a CDS encoding Rne/Rng family ribonuclease, whose translation is MARDTLVINVGIGETRVALVQDGVLAELFIERLQDQSVVGNVYLGKVTRVLPGMQAAFIDIGLDRAAFLHVEDVIPQQDMDSVLTANSENAENSGERGGSSSGKARPVTRDTPIRDVLKEGQSLVVQVSKGPIGTKGARVTSHVALPGRYAVYLPTVDHLGVSKRIGNERERRRLRAALDGCKPPHGGLIVRTVASGLTKKRLKADVGYMVKRWGEVKAKLDNNPAPPSLLLSDLDIMLRAVRDLFDNKVQRVIIDDPKEGERLRRFLEAFMPERAGDLEIHEGRDPVFDEYGIEDEISRALAHKVPLASGGYLIIDQAEALTAIDVNTGRFTGRGHDVEDTILQTNLEAVREIAYQLRFRNIGGLIVLDFIDMEHMPNRDRVYKSLLDALRRDRATTTTVRFSELGLVEMTRKRTRESLSRTLYEPCFYCDGTGQLKSKTSVCHEILRQLRREKDALPGYKITIQAHPAVCDMLQREERGSIEQASNRFSRQIVLNAKRDYHLEQFDLSGA
- a CDS encoding CarD family transcriptional regulator, coding for MQTRAQRTFKVGDKAVYPAQGVAEVVSIEEKDIAGVRQRFYVLRILDTDRKIMVPVNNAGSVGLRPPINESEIREIFAILKERTIAFDNQTWNRRYRGFMDKIKTGSVFDVAEVMRDLYRLKAEKSLSFGERRMLETARTLIVKEIAVTRRRSEERVRQEIERIFEAN
- a CDS encoding OmpA family protein, yielding MLKDVRAHARLRCTVVASAIVASSAAACGYSEDEMQVKRDRISELGQELAAARQAHEQLQTRFDELDQQNRRMVAQLQELGTNVEQLQSERSDLKRALEEHKARMQRAQERLKTFRKMLDQFHSMIASGKLRVRIDRGRMVVELAESILFDSGSARLKKGGKAALAQVAEVLKTIPDRDYQIAGHTDDVPIRGRRFASNWELSAARAVTVTRFVEAQGLESLHLSAAGYADTRPVASNEGPEGRAQNRRIEIVLMPNLDELPDLTLLTKLDS